The Neomonachus schauinslandi chromosome 11, ASM220157v2, whole genome shotgun sequence genome contains a region encoding:
- the LOC110586429 gene encoding LOW QUALITY PROTEIN: olfactory receptor 10S1 (The sequence of the model RefSeq protein was modified relative to this genomic sequence to represent the inferred CDS: inserted 1 base in 1 codon), with the protein MAMETEDPNQTVVSHFCLEGLMYTAEHPTLFFLLFLLIYSITLTGNLLILITVGSDPHLCSPMYHFLGHLSFLDACLSTVTVPEIMAGLLTVDGKVISFEGYAVGLYCFHFXASTECFLHTVMAYDHYLAICQPLHCPVAMNRRMCAGLAGLTWALGAVHSAIHTSLTFRLLYCGPHHIAYFFCDIPPVLRLACADATINELVMLANTGVVVAGCLILIIVFYVFIVADPHRPGQRRAFSTCTSHLTVGPLYYAPPLCIYLQPHSGEAGAGAPAVFYRVVTPMLNPFIYTLRNKEVKRALQRLLGRGS; encoded by the exons ATGGCCATGGAGACAGAAGACCCCAACCAGACTGTGGTGAGCCACTTCTGTCTGGAAGGTCTGATGTACACAGCTGAACATCCtaccctcttcttcctcctcttcctcctcatctaCAGCATTACCTTGACCGGGAACCTCCTCATTCTCATAACTGTGGGCTCTGACCCTCACCTCTGCTCCCCTATGTACCACTTCCTGGGGCACCTCTCCTTCCTGGATGCCTGTTTGTCTACAGTGACCGTGCCCGAGATCATGGCAGGCCTCCTGACTGTGGATGGGAAGGTGATTTCCTTTGAGGGCTATGCTGTAGGGCTTTATTGCTTCCATT CGGCCAGCACTGAGTGCTTCCTACACACGGTCATGGCCTATGACCACTACCTAGCTATCTGTCAACCCCTACACTGCCCAGTGGCCATGAACAGACGGATGTGTGCAGGACTGGCTGGACTCACGTGGGCCCTAGGTGCTGTGCACTCTGCCATCCACACCTCCCTCACCTTCCGCCTGCTCTACTGTGGTCCCCACCACATTGCCTACTTCTTCTGTGACATCCCCCCGGTGCTCAGGCTGGCCTGTGCAGACGCCACCATTAATGAGCTTGTCATGTTGGCCAACACTGGCGTTGTGGTTGCAGGTTGCCTGATCCTCATCATTGTATTCTACGTCTTTATCGTGGCGGATCCGCACCGCCCAGGGCAGCGCCGTGCCTTCTCCACCTGCACCTCCCACCTCACAGTGGGGCCTCTGTACTACGCGCCACCTCTCTGCATCTACCTGCAGCCTCACTCCGGGGAGGCAGGAGCTGGGGCCCCTGCTGTCTTCTACAGAGTCGTCACTCCCATGCTCAACCCTTTCATTTACACTCTGCGGAACAAGGAGGTCAAGCGGGCTCTGCAAAGACTTCTAGGACGAGGCTCGTGA